From a region of the Betta splendens chromosome 5, fBetSpl5.4, whole genome shotgun sequence genome:
- the hp1bp3 gene encoding heterochromatin protein 1-binding protein 3 isoform X1, giving the protein MPIRRAAATPTQEKPPATSAEKAPEASSEESPSADKEQAASSAAAAEVEEGKSSSKSQPTENGEKAEEGAPEEKGGEASEKKGDKCKDCAAGQCATHCYVLLLRLKDGYKYEKSKVKKVKRTIPAWASVSASKKLPVTNFSGTQTKVDNVLIEAITSCNNKSGFSYQSVMKYIMKKYPRKELDRKKFLIKKAMKKHLEKGTIKQLKGKGLSGTFAIGKQVRLSNKAAQKQESLGDALPLIITRLCEPKEASYNLIKKYVEQHFPSLNVETRPEVLKTALVKAVEKGQLEQITGKGARGTFQLKRTGNQILLKGGALEDAITAAITAMNEPKTCSTTTLRKYLLDANKDRKEHQLLANLRRTLTKCKVLGWMEQITGHGFVGTYQLSFPFYPSPSILYPEKFKEPVKNTPASPKRRRTAESSEEESEEESEEEYEAPPPKKKALKRPPPKARQPPPTKKSKSTSQSKAKGRGSALTKKSPSKKAESSAKRTGGKQSVSKKESAPPPKSTPVKRGAPAKKPKTPAVKKLAKRGSKRPVSREPTPEETAPTKETTKSGSKRSKPEEPSPAERVVKKTATKSGSKQPEPEEPSSKPVAKRGAKSTKQSTRKSKRGKY; this is encoded by the exons ATGCCGATTCGCCGAGCAGCAGCGACTCCAACCCAAGAGAAGCCCCCCGCCACTTCAGCAGAGAAAG CGCCGGAGGCTTCCTCGGAGGAGTCGCCCTCTGCTGACAAAGAACAGGCCGCGTCCTCAGCCGCAGCAGCCGAGGTCGAGGAGGGCAAGAGCTCGAGCAAGTCGCAGCCCACAGAGAATGGGGAGAAGGCGGAAGAGGGAGCCCCggaggagaagggaggtgaAGCATCGGAGAAGAAAGG TGACAAATGCAAGGACTGCGCGGCTGGACAGTGTGCAACACACTGCTATGTTCTCCTACTAAG GTTGAAGGACGGCTACAAGTACGAGAAATCCAAGGTCAAGAAGGTTAAAAGGACGATTCCTGCCTGGGCTAGCGTCAGTGCCAGCAAAAAACTTCCTGTTACCAATTTCTCAGGCACTCAGACAAAAGTTGATAATGTCCTTATTGAAGCTATTACG TCATGTAACAACAAGTCTGGGTTTTCATACCAGTCTGTCATGAAATATATTATGAAAAAGTACCCAAGGAAGGAACTTGACAGGAaaaagtttttaattaaaaaagcaaTGAAGAAACATTTGGAGAAGGGCACCATCAAACAG TTGAAGGGTAAAGGCCTTTCTGGAACCTTCGCCATTGGAAAGCAGGTCCGCCTGTCGAAT AAAGCTGCTCAGAAGCAGGAGTCACTGGGAGATGCTCTTCCTCTCATCATCACTCGGCTCTGTGAGCCCAAGGAGGCTTCCTACAATCTGATCAAGAAATACGTGGAGCAGCACTTCCCCAGCCTCAACGTCGAAACCAG GCCTGAGGTCCTAAAGACAGCTTTAGTAAAGGCAGTGGAAAAAGGACAACTAGAGCAAATCACTGGAAAAGGAGCCAGAGGGACTTTCCAG CTGAAACGTACTGGGAACCAGATCCTGTTGAAGGGCGGTGCACTGGAGGATGCCATCACAGCCGCCATCACAGCCATGAATGAACCCAAAACCTGCAGCACCACCACGCTACGCAAATACCTACTAGACGCCAACAAGGACAGAAAAGAGCATCAGCTAT TGGCCAATCTGAGGAGGACCCTAACGAAGTGTAAAGTACTGGGGTGGATGGAGCAGATCACGGGTCATGGCTTCGTAGGGACCTACCAGCTCTCGTTCCCTTTCTACCCAAG TCCCAGCATCCTGTACCCAGAAAAGTTTAAAGAGCCAGTGAAAAACACTCCAGCTTCACCTAAACGGAGGCGGACAGCTGAGTCCTCAGAAGAAGAGTCAGAAGAGGAATCAGAGGAAGAATATGAAGCTCCTCCACCTAAGAA GAAAGCTCTGAAGAGGCCTCCACCTAAGGCTCGCCAACCTCCACCTACCAAAAAATCCAAAAGTACCAGTCAGTCAAAAGCTAAGGGCAGGGGGAGTGCCCTCACAAAAAAGTCCCCATCCAAGAAAGCGGAGTCTTCAGCCAAGAGAACGGGAGGGAAACAGTCGGTCTCCAAGAAAGAATCCGCTCCTCCACCCAAATCTACACCCGTCAAGAGAGGAGCTCCTGccaaaaaacccaaaacaccAGCTGTTAAAAAGTTGGCCAAAAGGGGGTCCAAGCGACCTGTGTCCAGAGAACCGACCCCTGAGGAAACGGCGCCCACAAAGGAGACGACAAAAAGTGGGTCCAAGCGATCCAAGCCTGAAGAGCCATCCCCTGCGGAGCGCGTAGTAAAAAAGACAGCCACCAAGAGTGGGTCCAAACAGCCTGAGCCTGAGGAGCCCTCCTCCAAGCCTGTAGCTAAAAGAGGGGCCAAGAGCACCAAGCAGTCTACTCGTAAATCAAAGCGAGGGAAGTATTGA
- the hp1bp3 gene encoding heterochromatin protein 1-binding protein 3 isoform X2 — protein MPIRRAAATPTQEKPPATSAEKAPEASSEESPSADKEQAASSAAAAEVEEGKSSSKSQPTENGEKAEEGAPEEKGGEASEKKGLKDGYKYEKSKVKKVKRTIPAWASVSASKKLPVTNFSGTQTKVDNVLIEAITSCNNKSGFSYQSVMKYIMKKYPRKELDRKKFLIKKAMKKHLEKGTIKQLKGKGLSGTFAIGKQVRLSNKAAQKQESLGDALPLIITRLCEPKEASYNLIKKYVEQHFPSLNVETRPEVLKTALVKAVEKGQLEQITGKGARGTFQLKRTGNQILLKGGALEDAITAAITAMNEPKTCSTTTLRKYLLDANKDRKEHQLLANLRRTLTKCKVLGWMEQITGHGFVGTYQLSFPFYPSPSILYPEKFKEPVKNTPASPKRRRTAESSEEESEEESEEEYEAPPPKKKALKRPPPKARQPPPTKKSKSTSQSKAKGRGSALTKKSPSKKAESSAKRTGGKQSVSKKESAPPPKSTPVKRGAPAKKPKTPAVKKLAKRGSKRPVSREPTPEETAPTKETTKSGSKRSKPEEPSPAERVVKKTATKSGSKQPEPEEPSSKPVAKRGAKSTKQSTRKSKRGKY, from the exons ATGCCGATTCGCCGAGCAGCAGCGACTCCAACCCAAGAGAAGCCCCCCGCCACTTCAGCAGAGAAAG CGCCGGAGGCTTCCTCGGAGGAGTCGCCCTCTGCTGACAAAGAACAGGCCGCGTCCTCAGCCGCAGCAGCCGAGGTCGAGGAGGGCAAGAGCTCGAGCAAGTCGCAGCCCACAGAGAATGGGGAGAAGGCGGAAGAGGGAGCCCCggaggagaagggaggtgaAGCATCGGAGAAGAAAGG GTTGAAGGACGGCTACAAGTACGAGAAATCCAAGGTCAAGAAGGTTAAAAGGACGATTCCTGCCTGGGCTAGCGTCAGTGCCAGCAAAAAACTTCCTGTTACCAATTTCTCAGGCACTCAGACAAAAGTTGATAATGTCCTTATTGAAGCTATTACG TCATGTAACAACAAGTCTGGGTTTTCATACCAGTCTGTCATGAAATATATTATGAAAAAGTACCCAAGGAAGGAACTTGACAGGAaaaagtttttaattaaaaaagcaaTGAAGAAACATTTGGAGAAGGGCACCATCAAACAG TTGAAGGGTAAAGGCCTTTCTGGAACCTTCGCCATTGGAAAGCAGGTCCGCCTGTCGAAT AAAGCTGCTCAGAAGCAGGAGTCACTGGGAGATGCTCTTCCTCTCATCATCACTCGGCTCTGTGAGCCCAAGGAGGCTTCCTACAATCTGATCAAGAAATACGTGGAGCAGCACTTCCCCAGCCTCAACGTCGAAACCAG GCCTGAGGTCCTAAAGACAGCTTTAGTAAAGGCAGTGGAAAAAGGACAACTAGAGCAAATCACTGGAAAAGGAGCCAGAGGGACTTTCCAG CTGAAACGTACTGGGAACCAGATCCTGTTGAAGGGCGGTGCACTGGAGGATGCCATCACAGCCGCCATCACAGCCATGAATGAACCCAAAACCTGCAGCACCACCACGCTACGCAAATACCTACTAGACGCCAACAAGGACAGAAAAGAGCATCAGCTAT TGGCCAATCTGAGGAGGACCCTAACGAAGTGTAAAGTACTGGGGTGGATGGAGCAGATCACGGGTCATGGCTTCGTAGGGACCTACCAGCTCTCGTTCCCTTTCTACCCAAG TCCCAGCATCCTGTACCCAGAAAAGTTTAAAGAGCCAGTGAAAAACACTCCAGCTTCACCTAAACGGAGGCGGACAGCTGAGTCCTCAGAAGAAGAGTCAGAAGAGGAATCAGAGGAAGAATATGAAGCTCCTCCACCTAAGAA GAAAGCTCTGAAGAGGCCTCCACCTAAGGCTCGCCAACCTCCACCTACCAAAAAATCCAAAAGTACCAGTCAGTCAAAAGCTAAGGGCAGGGGGAGTGCCCTCACAAAAAAGTCCCCATCCAAGAAAGCGGAGTCTTCAGCCAAGAGAACGGGAGGGAAACAGTCGGTCTCCAAGAAAGAATCCGCTCCTCCACCCAAATCTACACCCGTCAAGAGAGGAGCTCCTGccaaaaaacccaaaacaccAGCTGTTAAAAAGTTGGCCAAAAGGGGGTCCAAGCGACCTGTGTCCAGAGAACCGACCCCTGAGGAAACGGCGCCCACAAAGGAGACGACAAAAAGTGGGTCCAAGCGATCCAAGCCTGAAGAGCCATCCCCTGCGGAGCGCGTAGTAAAAAAGACAGCCACCAAGAGTGGGTCCAAACAGCCTGAGCCTGAGGAGCCCTCCTCCAAGCCTGTAGCTAAAAGAGGGGCCAAGAGCACCAAGCAGTCTACTCGTAAATCAAAGCGAGGGAAGTATTGA